The following are from one region of the Rosistilla carotiformis genome:
- a CDS encoding LssY C-terminal domain-containing protein — MIVASLLLWLAVAYLAAPWAWELYIRRHQDLDDQPRITRTSDGHPGDPLNVELIGSEAQLQQIMKAADWYSAAALGLKSDLKIAADTVLSRPDDAAPVSSLYLFGRKEDLAFEQPVGDNPRHRHHVRLWKTDEVNPEGRPKWLGSAVYDKRVGLSHTTGQITHVTAADIDAERDYLFQCLEQTGQLAEHSIEPNFHQQHDGYNGGGDPWHTDGSLYIGVIRATEP, encoded by the coding sequence GTGATTGTCGCCTCTCTATTGTTATGGCTTGCCGTCGCCTATTTGGCTGCACCTTGGGCCTGGGAACTCTACATTCGGCGACATCAAGACCTAGACGACCAACCGCGGATCACACGAACCAGCGACGGCCATCCCGGCGACCCACTGAATGTTGAACTGATCGGGAGCGAAGCTCAGCTACAGCAGATCATGAAGGCCGCCGATTGGTATTCGGCCGCCGCGTTGGGTCTGAAAAGTGACCTCAAGATCGCAGCGGACACCGTCCTGTCGCGACCCGACGATGCCGCTCCGGTCAGCAGCCTGTATCTCTTTGGCCGCAAGGAAGACCTGGCCTTCGAACAACCGGTCGGTGACAACCCACGGCATCGACATCATGTTCGATTATGGAAAACGGACGAAGTGAATCCCGAGGGTCGGCCCAAATGGCTGGGCTCGGCGGTCTATGACAAACGCGTGGGGCTGAGCCATACAACCGGTCAGATCACGCACGTCACCGCGGCCGACATCGATGCCGAACGCGACTACTTATTCCAATGCCTCGAACAGACCGGTCAACTGGCCGAGCATTCGATCGAACCCAATTTCCATCAACAACACGATGGATACAACGGCGGCGGCGATCCCTGGCATACCGACGGCAGCCTCTACATCGGCGTGATCCGAGCAACGGAACCGTAA
- a CDS encoding DUF1254 domain-containing protein, translated as MTHLNRTGVITAAFAVAVWGLIPEARRAEAQQMTPIPAALSTPDQVESPLGTLEFQDGAPTAGTAKTVKDILTFTNALSAYNNSFRGASAYAIAKGLESIGAADNSIVIFSELMDASSLFLTANCDTVYYMSAINLSDGPMVLEQPPAGLGTINDMWFSWIIDIGRPGPDRGQGGKYLIVPPGYDGPLPEGGYFIAHSKTNRVLYAARSFLVENDPKPAVENIKKNLKLYPYTPGGFGTSIAEALEGEVKLGMNPPLPETKFIEASGKSFNTIPPSDYGFFEMINENVQQEPATSYDVELAGQLAAIGIQHGKPFAPDARTKKILSDAAAIGNATGRVLNWRYATIHPDWAYYPNSKWGNMLFEGGAFFETPPPAYADGMFKPQPPTGARTLDSRTAFYYAYTLDSPGMIMRIPGVGSQYLMGFLDSEGEAFDGGKTYKLTLPKGIPAHAFWSLTLYDNQSRSMLQTPQKYPRAGSQSYPSPAATAADDGSTTIYFGPQQPEGVARGNWIQTAPDKGWFTILRLYSPMPSFFDKSWQPSEIELAK; from the coding sequence ATGACCCATTTGAATCGAACCGGCGTGATCACTGCGGCCTTCGCCGTTGCGGTGTGGGGCCTGATTCCCGAGGCCCGCCGCGCTGAAGCGCAACAGATGACTCCCATCCCCGCGGCCCTCAGCACTCCCGATCAAGTGGAGAGCCCGTTGGGGACGCTTGAATTCCAAGACGGAGCGCCCACCGCAGGAACCGCCAAAACAGTCAAAGACATCCTGACCTTTACCAACGCACTGTCGGCATACAACAACAGCTTCCGCGGCGCCTCGGCCTATGCGATCGCCAAAGGACTAGAGAGTATCGGCGCGGCGGACAACTCGATCGTCATCTTCTCCGAACTGATGGACGCCAGCTCGTTGTTCCTGACAGCCAACTGCGACACCGTCTATTACATGAGCGCGATCAATCTGTCGGACGGACCGATGGTGCTCGAGCAACCGCCAGCTGGACTGGGAACCATCAACGACATGTGGTTCTCGTGGATCATCGACATCGGTCGACCTGGCCCCGATCGTGGGCAAGGGGGCAAATATCTGATCGTGCCACCAGGCTACGACGGCCCGCTGCCCGAAGGTGGTTATTTCATTGCCCACTCGAAGACCAATCGCGTCCTCTACGCCGCCCGTTCGTTCCTCGTTGAGAACGACCCCAAACCTGCTGTCGAGAACATCAAGAAAAACCTGAAGCTCTACCCCTACACTCCCGGCGGTTTTGGCACCAGCATCGCCGAAGCGCTCGAGGGTGAAGTCAAGTTAGGCATGAATCCGCCGTTGCCAGAAACGAAGTTTATCGAAGCGTCGGGGAAATCGTTCAACACGATCCCACCTAGCGATTATGGCTTCTTCGAGATGATCAACGAGAACGTCCAACAAGAACCAGCCACCAGCTACGACGTCGAACTGGCGGGGCAATTGGCGGCGATTGGCATCCAGCATGGCAAGCCTTTCGCGCCCGATGCGCGGACGAAAAAGATCCTTAGCGACGCCGCTGCGATCGGCAACGCCACAGGCCGCGTCTTGAACTGGCGCTACGCAACGATCCATCCCGATTGGGCTTATTACCCCAATTCCAAGTGGGGCAACATGCTGTTTGAAGGGGGTGCCTTTTTCGAAACTCCGCCGCCAGCGTATGCCGACGGGATGTTCAAGCCGCAGCCACCAACCGGTGCGCGAACGCTCGATTCTCGCACTGCTTTCTACTACGCCTACACGCTTGATTCGCCGGGCATGATCATGCGAATCCCCGGTGTCGGTTCCCAGTACCTGATGGGGTTCCTGGATAGCGAAGGCGAAGCGTTCGACGGTGGCAAAACCTACAAGCTCACACTGCCCAAGGGGATTCCAGCCCACGCTTTCTGGTCGCTCACACTGTACGACAATCAATCGCGTTCGATGCTGCAGACGCCACAGAAATACCCACGCGCTGGCAGCCAGTCCTATCCTTCTCCGGCCGCAACAGCCGCCGACGATGGTTCGACCACGATCTACTTCGGACCGCAGCAACCCGAAGGTGTCGCGCGAGGAAACTGGATTCAGACCGCCCCCGACAAAGGTTGGTTCACGATCCTGCGTCTCTACAGCCCAATGCCGTCGTTCTTCGACAAAAGCTGGCAACCGAGCGAGATCGAATTGGCCAAATAG
- a CDS encoding ThuA domain-containing protein, with translation MNASLFRRMSALFLIAAVTISAVADDHRLVLVAGKPSHPPRLHEFNAGVQLLAKCLQDVPGLQTDVVLNGWPQDESILDQADAIVFYMDGGARHEVVQEEGRRLKMLDALAKKGVGLGFMHYGVEILADQASDEFKRWIGGHYENMFSCNPIWEPQFASLPEHPITRGVKPFAIQDEWYFNMRFVADIPGNESRDVEDLKFVPILVASPNDAVRDGPYVHPKGPYPHIQASKGRAEAMLWTVERPDGGRGFGFTGGHFHDNWGNDDFRKVVLNTMLWTAKVEVPAEGVDSTVSEEQLNANLDPKPPRKKK, from the coding sequence GTGAATGCTTCTCTGTTTCGCCGCATGTCGGCTCTCTTTTTGATCGCTGCGGTGACGATCTCCGCCGTTGCTGACGACCATCGTTTGGTGCTGGTCGCTGGCAAGCCATCGCACCCGCCGCGGTTGCACGAATTTAATGCCGGCGTGCAGTTGTTGGCTAAGTGTTTGCAAGACGTTCCCGGTCTGCAGACCGATGTGGTCTTGAACGGTTGGCCCCAAGATGAATCGATCTTGGATCAGGCCGATGCGATCGTCTTCTATATGGATGGCGGGGCTCGGCACGAAGTGGTTCAAGAGGAAGGGCGGCGTTTGAAGATGCTCGACGCCCTCGCCAAAAAGGGCGTAGGACTCGGCTTCATGCACTACGGCGTGGAGATCTTAGCTGATCAGGCGAGCGACGAATTTAAGCGATGGATCGGCGGTCACTATGAAAATATGTTCTCTTGCAATCCGATTTGGGAGCCGCAGTTTGCCAGCCTTCCCGAGCATCCGATCACCCGCGGCGTGAAGCCGTTTGCGATTCAAGACGAATGGTATTTCAACATGCGGTTTGTCGCTGATATTCCCGGCAACGAATCGCGCGACGTCGAGGATCTCAAGTTTGTCCCGATCCTGGTGGCGAGTCCCAACGATGCGGTCCGCGATGGTCCCTATGTGCATCCCAAGGGCCCCTACCCGCATATCCAAGCATCGAAGGGGCGCGCTGAAGCGATGCTGTGGACGGTGGAGCGACCCGATGGCGGACGCGGCTTCGGTTTCACCGGTGGCCATTTCCATGACAACTGGGGCAACGACGATTTCCGCAAGGTGGTACTCAACACCATGCTCTGGACCGCCAAGGTGGAGGTGCCAGCAGAGGGCGTCGATTCGACCGTCAGCGAAGAACAGCTGAACGCGAACCTCGATCCCAAGCCGCCGCGAAAGAAGAAGTAG
- a CDS encoding dienelactone hydrolase family protein produces MCDQDHFEDDLKKYSRRDLGSMAAAGVGAAMLLPRAADAAEVSGNDVTIKTPDGDCDAYFVAPKTGAHAAVLIWPDIFGLRPAFRQMAQRLAESGYSVLVVNPFYRTMKAPTAEKGANTPIPEVRPLAQSLNSTTQTTDAKAFIAWLDAQPQVDKSKKIGTTGYCMGGPIVMRTAAAVPNRVGAAATFHGGGLATDSPDSPHRLIPQMKAQFLIAVAENDDQRDPEAKNVLEKSFAQANLPAEIEVYPAGHGWCPPDTRVHNQEQAEKAWKRMLVLFDKALA; encoded by the coding sequence ATGTGTGATCAAGATCATTTTGAAGACGACCTGAAAAAGTACTCCCGCCGCGACCTTGGCTCCATGGCGGCCGCAGGTGTTGGCGCCGCGATGCTGCTGCCCCGAGCGGCCGATGCTGCAGAAGTTAGCGGTAACGACGTGACGATCAAAACTCCCGATGGCGATTGCGACGCCTACTTTGTCGCTCCGAAAACTGGCGCCCACGCGGCCGTCTTGATCTGGCCCGACATCTTTGGACTGCGTCCCGCATTCCGGCAGATGGCCCAACGGCTAGCCGAATCGGGCTACAGCGTGCTGGTCGTCAATCCGTTCTACCGCACGATGAAAGCGCCCACCGCAGAGAAGGGAGCCAACACACCGATTCCGGAAGTGCGTCCGTTGGCCCAGTCGCTTAACTCAACAACGCAGACAACCGACGCCAAAGCCTTCATCGCCTGGTTGGATGCGCAACCGCAAGTCGACAAGAGTAAGAAGATCGGCACCACCGGCTACTGCATGGGCGGACCGATCGTGATGCGCACCGCTGCGGCCGTGCCAAACCGCGTCGGTGCAGCAGCCACCTTCCACGGCGGTGGACTGGCGACCGACAGTCCCGACAGCCCTCATCGCTTGATCCCGCAGATGAAGGCTCAGTTCCTGATCGCGGTCGCGGAGAACGACGACCAACGCGATCCCGAAGCGAAGAACGTCTTGGAAAAATCGTTTGCCCAAGCAAATCTCCCCGCGGAGATCGAAGTCTATCCGGCAGGGCACGGCTGGTGCCCGCCCGACACGCGCGTCCACAACCAAGAACAAGCCGAAAAGGCTTGGAAACGGATGCTTGTTCTGTTCGACAAAGCCCTGGCGTAA
- a CDS encoding carboxypeptidase-like regulatory domain-containing protein: MKNRSYLTLSSFRLGLTFVALLVANGWQVADAKDVTLRGVVRDTSDNILPGVSIDVVDSKATTMTDGEGRFSVSVQTPAPFRLEMSKEGYVASQVTVSDPGKPIEAALAAETDDTGLIRYATMISMSHSVGEIRRDPRKYENRLLGEELFKELADRYGEKPAEEAVFRIYLPPGVPKLNGLFLSSEHGVGGPMIEHPMVRAFADRHRLALIGVLGNPIQRGIYPASALDTILGEIAREVNHPEIATAPLFTFGHSNGTGFSAAYAAMRPDRVIGWISFHSGASWHLVFPGVEKVPGLVMHGNQDSYFDQGQSEAVASLRTERNAPIALLVDGQGGHWPREREATYAVVLAFCEACLRIRLADSERIADGKPWPKAPLQPAVIESGWLGDRYDRSVGGMQKLTIASYADFQGDRSTANWLPDQAFAKAWQSYGERLSIGGDQPR, encoded by the coding sequence ATGAAAAATAGAAGCTATCTCACGTTATCGTCCTTTCGCCTTGGTTTGACTTTCGTCGCGCTGCTGGTAGCGAATGGCTGGCAGGTCGCCGATGCAAAGGATGTCACTTTACGGGGCGTTGTTCGCGATACGAGCGACAACATCCTGCCGGGCGTTTCGATTGATGTTGTGGATTCGAAGGCCACGACGATGACCGACGGGGAGGGGAGGTTTTCGGTTTCAGTGCAGACGCCCGCCCCCTTTCGTTTGGAGATGAGCAAAGAGGGATATGTTGCATCGCAGGTGACCGTTTCCGATCCCGGCAAGCCGATCGAAGCGGCACTCGCTGCCGAGACCGATGACACGGGATTGATTCGATACGCGACGATGATCTCGATGTCGCACAGCGTCGGGGAGATTCGCCGCGATCCTCGGAAGTACGAAAACCGATTGTTGGGCGAGGAGCTTTTTAAGGAGTTGGCCGATCGATACGGAGAGAAGCCCGCCGAAGAAGCTGTCTTTCGGATCTATCTTCCGCCCGGCGTCCCCAAGCTCAACGGGCTTTTTTTGAGCTCCGAACATGGCGTGGGCGGGCCGATGATCGAACATCCGATGGTTCGCGCCTTTGCCGATCGCCATCGCTTGGCCTTGATCGGCGTTCTCGGGAATCCGATCCAACGCGGGATCTACCCCGCCAGCGCGTTGGATACGATCCTGGGTGAAATCGCTCGGGAAGTAAACCATCCCGAAATCGCCACCGCGCCTCTCTTTACGTTTGGTCATTCCAACGGCACCGGATTCTCTGCAGCGTATGCGGCGATGCGTCCCGACCGCGTCATTGGTTGGATCTCGTTCCACTCGGGCGCCAGTTGGCATCTGGTCTTTCCGGGCGTCGAAAAGGTGCCGGGGCTTGTGATGCATGGCAACCAAGACAGCTACTTCGATCAGGGGCAAAGCGAAGCTGTCGCATCGCTCCGCACCGAGCGAAACGCTCCGATCGCTCTATTGGTCGACGGCCAGGGTGGTCATTGGCCTCGCGAGCGAGAAGCCACGTATGCGGTGGTGTTGGCCTTTTGCGAAGCATGCCTCCGCATCCGATTGGCCGACAGCGAAAGGATCGCAGACGGCAAGCCATGGCCCAAGGCCCCGTTGCAACCCGCGGTTATCGAGTCGGGCTGGCTCGGGGATCGTTACGATCGCAGCGTCGGCGGGATGCAGAAACTGACGATCGCCAGCTACGCCGATTTTCAAGGCGATCGGAGTACGGCCAATTGGTTGCCCGATCAGGCGTTCGCCAAGGCGTGGCAGAGTTATGGGGAACGTCTTTCTATCGGTGGCGACCAGCCGCGGTAG
- a CDS encoding dockerin type I domain-containing protein, protein MARIWDQWFGRRKSAEQANRRRYKTRRRCRVEMLDKRQLLAANIFHNELIPEDVNEDGIVTAVDALTILNQMNRQSSSDGDGQTASGPGRKTDVNNDGQQSPIDALMVINRLNRRDDGGNTFDRPDNSVDQPTDETTTEEEEEEESTPTSDESGDVVLQWNDLFGELLADSVENQNPGYASRSMAMLNLGIYDAVAIGENGSDAETFYEYDLSVATDAITTEVAASQAAYTVLSSLYPDQQATLDAFLETSLAGYKNDANFSDSLTVGTEIGNQILANRADDGSDAVVDYTYSDEVGSFQADPLNPDVPVWGPGWGEVDTFAIDSTDAFLPDTTPALTSQEYAASYNEVQELGAFDSTTRTAEQTEIGIFWAYDREGLGTPLAIYNDVLLTVAAQEGNTLEENAALFAQASVAMADAAIVAWDTKFTEEFWRPVTAIQSGDLDGNALTEGDPDWTALGAPDGGDDEIGFTPQFPTYISGHATFGGALFGTLQDFYGTDDIAFELTSEELEILLEDPELQEAYGLDLDDATRSFSSFSEAMAENGRSRVYLGIHFDFDDLVGQDVGQAVAASVASAFDTDSDDDDDSKWVDYDKDSRNNNQGGGNNNGLSRDEQERQQSRNSRLAAVDSIFANNLL, encoded by the coding sequence ATGGCGCGTATCTGGGATCAATGGTTCGGTCGTCGCAAGTCCGCGGAACAAGCCAATCGCCGACGCTACAAGACGCGTCGACGATGCCGCGTCGAGATGCTGGACAAACGGCAATTGCTAGCCGCAAATATTTTTCACAACGAACTGATCCCCGAGGATGTCAACGAGGACGGAATCGTGACGGCAGTCGATGCGTTGACGATCCTCAACCAGATGAACCGCCAATCCTCCAGCGACGGCGATGGCCAAACCGCATCGGGTCCGGGCAGGAAGACCGATGTCAACAACGATGGTCAACAGAGCCCGATCGATGCGTTGATGGTGATCAATAGGTTGAACCGACGCGATGACGGCGGTAACACGTTCGATCGCCCCGACAATTCGGTCGATCAGCCGACCGATGAGACAACGACGGAGGAGGAGGAAGAAGAGGAGAGCACGCCGACATCGGATGAAAGCGGCGATGTTGTGCTGCAGTGGAACGACCTCTTCGGCGAACTGCTGGCCGACAGCGTGGAAAACCAAAATCCCGGATACGCCTCGCGCTCGATGGCGATGTTGAACCTCGGGATCTACGATGCCGTTGCGATCGGCGAAAACGGCTCCGATGCCGAGACCTTCTACGAGTACGATCTCTCGGTGGCAACGGACGCCATCACCACGGAAGTGGCGGCATCGCAAGCCGCCTACACCGTGCTCAGTTCGCTCTATCCAGACCAACAAGCGACGTTGGACGCGTTCTTGGAAACGAGCCTCGCCGGCTACAAGAACGATGCCAACTTCAGCGACAGCTTGACGGTAGGGACGGAGATCGGAAACCAGATCCTTGCCAACCGTGCCGACGACGGTTCCGACGCCGTGGTCGACTACACCTATTCGGACGAAGTCGGTTCGTTCCAAGCCGATCCGCTGAACCCCGATGTTCCCGTCTGGGGACCGGGCTGGGGCGAGGTCGACACGTTTGCCATCGATTCGACCGATGCGTTCCTCCCCGACACGACACCGGCCCTGACCAGCCAAGAGTACGCGGCCTCTTACAACGAAGTCCAAGAACTGGGCGCGTTTGACAGCACCACACGGACCGCGGAACAGACCGAGATCGGCATCTTCTGGGCTTACGACCGGGAAGGGCTGGGGACACCGCTGGCGATTTACAACGATGTGCTGCTGACAGTCGCCGCGCAAGAGGGGAACACCCTGGAGGAGAACGCAGCCCTCTTTGCACAAGCTTCGGTCGCGATGGCCGACGCAGCGATCGTCGCCTGGGACACGAAGTTCACCGAAGAGTTCTGGCGACCGGTCACCGCGATCCAAAGTGGTGATCTCGACGGCAACGCGCTCACCGAAGGAGATCCCGACTGGACCGCCCTGGGAGCTCCCGACGGTGGTGATGACGAGATCGGCTTCACGCCTCAATTCCCCACCTACATCTCCGGCCACGCCACGTTTGGCGGTGCCCTGTTCGGCACGCTACAAGATTTCTACGGAACCGATGACATCGCCTTTGAACTGACCTCCGAAGAACTTGAGATCTTGCTGGAAGATCCCGAACTGCAGGAGGCTTACGGCTTGGATCTCGACGACGCGACGCGATCGTTCAGTTCGTTCAGCGAAGCGATGGCTGAAAATGGTCGCAGCCGCGTCTACCTGGGGATCCACTTCGACTTCGACGACCTCGTCGGCCAGGACGTCGGCCAAGCGGTTGCGGCGAGCGTCGCATCCGCCTTCGACACCGACTCGGATGACGACGACGATTCGAAATGGGTCGACTACGACAAAGATTCGAGAAACAACAACCAAGGAGGTGGAAACAACAACGGTCTGTCGCGCGACGAGCAGGAACGGCAACAGTCGCGCAACAGCCGACTCGCCGCCGTCGATTCGATCTTCGCGAATAATCTGCTGTAG
- a CDS encoding DUF1501 domain-containing protein yields the protein MPFSPSHRIDRRSLLQRSGIGLGMLGLNSLLADQEGTTPSANDNRTASPLATKQPHFPGRVKRVVHFFLNGGPSHVDTFDPKPTLEKHAGQAPPMSLATERKTGACMPSPFAFKKYGKSGIEVSELFSRTAEHIDDIAVIRSMYAQVPNHEPSLMLMNCGDSVLPRPSVGAWALYGLGSENQNLPGFISMCPSGLPVKGAENWQSGFLPGSYQGTYVDPKHSRIDKLIENIHSPHATTKVQQRQLDLLRQLNAEHKSTRHDPRLETRIQSYELAFRMQMEAADAFDVADETKETHELYGSGVHARQTMIARRLLERGVRYVQLWHGAGNVWDHHAKLEEGHRKLAGEIDQPISALLTDLKRRGMFHDTLVIWGGEFGRTPTVELTGGGAETLGRDHNHYGFSVWMAGGGVRGGTVHGATDEFGFKATENPCSVHDLHATILHLLGFDHTKLTYRYAGRDFRLTDVHGNVIKNILA from the coding sequence ATGCCATTCTCACCATCGCATCGCATCGACCGTCGGTCCCTGCTGCAGCGTTCCGGCATCGGCCTGGGAATGCTGGGGCTGAACAGCTTGTTAGCCGACCAAGAGGGGACGACGCCCAGTGCAAACGACAACCGGACCGCGTCACCGCTGGCGACCAAACAACCTCACTTTCCCGGCCGCGTGAAACGCGTGGTCCACTTCTTTCTCAACGGCGGACCATCGCATGTCGACACGTTCGATCCGAAGCCGACGCTTGAAAAGCATGCCGGACAGGCGCCGCCGATGTCGCTGGCGACCGAACGAAAAACGGGAGCCTGCATGCCGTCGCCGTTTGCGTTCAAGAAGTACGGCAAAAGCGGGATCGAAGTCAGCGAACTGTTTTCGCGAACAGCCGAACATATCGACGACATCGCCGTCATCCGTTCGATGTACGCACAGGTTCCCAACCACGAACCATCGCTGATGTTAATGAATTGTGGCGATTCGGTTTTGCCACGCCCGAGCGTCGGCGCGTGGGCTCTGTATGGCCTCGGCAGCGAAAACCAGAACCTTCCCGGTTTCATCTCGATGTGTCCCAGCGGCCTACCGGTCAAAGGAGCCGAGAACTGGCAGTCGGGTTTTCTACCGGGCAGCTACCAAGGAACCTACGTCGATCCAAAGCACAGCCGGATCGACAAACTGATCGAGAACATCCACAGCCCCCACGCCACGACGAAAGTCCAACAACGGCAACTGGATCTGCTGCGACAACTGAACGCCGAACACAAATCAACCCGCCACGATCCGCGACTGGAAACGCGGATCCAATCGTACGAACTGGCCTTTCGAATGCAGATGGAAGCTGCCGACGCATTTGATGTCGCCGACGAAACCAAAGAGACCCATGAACTGTACGGCTCGGGAGTTCACGCCCGGCAAACGATGATCGCCCGGCGGCTGTTGGAACGCGGCGTCCGCTACGTCCAATTGTGGCACGGCGCCGGCAACGTCTGGGACCACCACGCGAAGCTCGAAGAGGGGCACCGAAAGTTAGCGGGCGAAATCGATCAACCGATCTCCGCACTGCTGACCGATCTGAAACGACGTGGCATGTTCCACGACACGCTGGTGATCTGGGGGGGCGAGTTTGGCCGCACGCCCACCGTGGAACTAACCGGTGGCGGAGCCGAGACGCTCGGCCGCGACCACAACCACTACGGCTTCAGCGTCTGGATGGCGGGCGGCGGCGTCCGCGGCGGCACTGTGCATGGTGCGACCGACGAATTTGGTTTCAAAGCGACGGAGAATCCTTGCAGCGTCCACGACCTGCACGCCACGATCCTGCACTTGCTGGGATTCGACCACACCAAATTGACCTACCGCTACGCCGGCCGCGACTTCCGCCTGACCGATGTCCACGGCAACGTGATCAAAAACATCTTGGCCTGA